ATGTTTCTTTAATACCTACCATAGTAGTGAACTGTTGAATTGGTATGGAGAATGATCAGGTTGTTGTAACGCAATTAATAGGTGAATTAAGATTATCATTTAAAAATTGATAGTATTCGAAGTATTCAATATTTAAAACAGTCTCGGTAAGTGAGTTCTTCCCTTCTAATGAAGTTGTAATTCTAACTTGATGTAAATTCGGTATATAGTTTATGATATGTTGAATCTTAATTGGGTTTGTGCTATAGGATAAAGCTGGACACTAGAGAATTAGCAATTCAGTTCGGGTGTGTTAGGCTCATTCCTTTCGTGAAGATGGATTAACACTGTAAGTTTCCTGTCCTTCTTCCGTTAAAAGGCAGTGTAACTGAAGTTGTTTTAATGATTTTGGAGGTGTTGTTTTAAtaattttcctattaacttAAGTTTTTTGGTATTTGCTACCAGAGTCTCTCACAGTAAGATGAGTATGTATAATATACACTTCAAGTCTAAAGAGTTTGAGTTAAACGGTTTAAAGTTGATGTATTTAGTTTGTCCAAATCTAGTTGTGTATGtcacatgctaagtaggagcaATGCCTTTTACTCTAGATGAGTGGATGTTGCTATTCCTTCGTGCTTTCTAGTAGTATCatatatctatgttttcttaaGGCATGTGTGGCTTTTTACTTGTAAGGGTTTGAAGCAGATAACATCTACGATGAACTATACAACTGAAATTGAAGATTACTCTACTTAAATCTATATAGAAATGTATAATTCattcaatgatttgtatttTTCATATGGAATTTGTTGCTACTGCACAGAGTGTTCGTAGAATCGACCTTGCTTGTTAGTTTGATTGTCCTTCATTTTCCCCAGAACAATCCGACCTCCCCAAGGCATTTGTTGCTACTGCACAGAATGTTCGGGATTCACTCATCATAAATTGGAATGCTACTTATGAGCTCTATGAGAAGACTAATTTGGAACTCTCCGGGGTCTATGCAGAGGCGTTGCAGAAACTAGGTCACAATCTAGAAGATGTAGCCAATCAGGTCAGATGTTTAATGTTGCTGTATGCAATTTGCTTAATTAGGcattctaattctaactaaacaATGTTACAAAAACTTACAGGAGCCTGATGCTGCACTTGGTAATGGGGGACTAGGACGTCTAGCCTCTTGCTTTCTGGACTCCTTGGCTACATTAAATTACCCAGCTTGGGGATATGGACTTAGGTACAGATGTGGTTTATTCAAACAACTAAATACAGAAAATGGACAGGAGGAAGTTGCAGAAAATTGGCTTGAGGTGAGGTACTTGTAGTTGAATTCATTAATCTGTCTAATTTTCTGGTTGAAGGCATGATTTGTGAGTTTTTCTGTCAACTGACAGATTGAAGAATGTGTTTTCAGATGGGGAATCCATGGGAAATAGTATGAAATGATATCTCTCACTATAAAAAAAGTAGTCTTTCCCAATATCATATGCATTCAAAAATTGACTTTAACAAGAATCTTCCATTCTCATTTGCAAGTACATACCTGAAAGTAAATGGTTTGGACCTTGCATTTTTTTAAGAACCTAGTTGTACATACATGAAAGTAAATGGTTTTGTGCTTCACAATTCTTCAACTTGACAGGTTGTTCTCCAATGTTTTCGATTTTTTCTTCTAGAAATTTGATTAagcattatttatttatgtttttaatttcttataaTGTGATAGTGGAAGTTAACTATTGTTTGCAAATTAGGAATGTGTTTAGTGTATATTATATGGAAATAGATATGGAAactaaaaacagaaacaatgaTAATTATATGGAAATAGAAATTACAGGAAACATCAAGTGGTATAATTGACTTCAATTTATCTGTAACATATGATATCGTCAAATTCGGCATCATAATAGGTTAGTCACGACTTCAACTTCATGGTTGTATTTTTTCCTTTGCAGGTTCTGCACTTGCTTTGAAGATATTTGGAGAGTATCCCCATGGGCTCTCAGTAGAGGCATTAAGGATCAGTGTCTGAAAGGTATGTCCTTTGATATTCAGTATGGTTGTTTGCTGTGATTCTGAGCAGAATTTCaatacactacaaaaaaaaaaaagtcttccCAACACTTTAACAGCAGCACTTTAGTTAAAACAGAGAAGGCCTCTCTATGCGATGAAAACTTATCTAGACAATTCTCCTCCTGCCAGAGATTTTATTGGAGCTCTTAAGGAAAATTTATATTCGAACTGGAGTTCCAGGTTTGATTGCAGAAGTGAAGAAGGCTTCTCCAAGTAGGGGAATTCTCATAGAGGACTTTGATCCAGTAAATGTGTCCCTTTATTTCATATGCGTAGTGAAACGTTTTTCTATTAACAGATTTACTTTCTAGTGGACTAGTTTTGATAATTGTTGTAACAGTTATATCAATTTGACAATTTTGGATATATtgtagggtaaataatttattagtcccttagtttttatctaacacactgtttagtccccctatgttgaaaaacacattttaaggtcctatcttttgccaatattaacattgtggtccttttatctatttttttagatttttaatcgaacatatcttagcttttaggacaaccgtagtacaatacaagttgaccatgttactctgttattttatgtatatctatttatgctaaaatatatcaataacaaatctaaaaaaactagacaaatggaccaaagggttaatattgacaaaagctagggaccttataatgtgtttttcaaaatagggggactaaacagtgtgttaggtaaaaactaggggactaataaattatttaccctatattgTATGAGAAATGAATATTGATTTCATTACATAATATATGAAAGTATATTCTTAATTTTGGATAAAAAATTTAGTTGATTTGATTCATTAAAACTATcttgtaattatatattttattataaaaagtaTTGAAATATTTATACTTTGGCAttttaataaaaagttaagagtttgtattcatatgaaaatttgtatttaatttcataggctttaaattgtacgtaaatttgtgtttgtatgtaatttgtatttttaatttaaattgtattcatttttatttaatttcataggcttttatcgagccaaacttttatttgatattcaatttattttatctttaataatatatttatttattattattattataagcttattaatatCCTATATTGTTATTACAATTATTTTAAAGTTTGATATAATCATTATTGTTTAGCTGGATTAAGTTAACTAATTTCGTGTGAGATGTATGGTGTGGAAATATTCCTGTGTCAAATATGGCCTCATCTCTTGTTGACTCGAACGACGTGGAGCGCAACGTGCACCATTACTAGAATGAAATAGATGGGTGTTGGAACTGGCAGTCATTCCAggattttttttaacaacacTACTCTTCTTTGTATAGGTGCTATTGATGTTTGCTCCAAAAGTTATGTCAAAGATGTCTGGCACTGGCCTTCCAGCTCTACTAGAATTTACTCGGTTG
The sequence above is drawn from the Euphorbia lathyris chromosome 6, ddEupLath1.1, whole genome shotgun sequence genome and encodes:
- the LOC136233650 gene encoding alpha-1,4 glucan phosphorylase L-1 isozyme, chloroplastic/amyloplastic-like; its protein translation is MEFVATAQKQSDLPKAFVATAQNVRDSLIINWNATYELYEKTNLELSGVYAEALQKLGHNLEDVANQEPDAALGNGGLGRLASCFLDSLATLNYPAWGYGLRYRCGLFKQLNTENGQEEVAENWLEVRFCTCFEDIWRVSPWALSRGIKDQCLKGAIDVCSKSYVKDVWHWPSSSTRIYSVEHEGNMHSDLLWKLVWKTAVLEKINCFIWMLANRGVLCNSNCVPAIWLFLVPFRDVAKTKASYTYFTIVP